A genomic window from Tolypothrix sp. PCC 7910 includes:
- a CDS encoding heavy metal translocating P-type ATPase — protein MPAPIEYEIPINNQFQEIDFEIVHITQERLRIRIPRLADDLEYASLLTWLIESFDFIVSVRINQPSSSLIVYYEPDVSVTTVQKSLLNSIQQASVVDLPPGTVPLKTELRPEIDWIERLGLPMLSLGLAVLSSQLTLPISGLVIGGLIVVAAAPFVARLIETTVKERRLDADILDALWLGLYTIKGDFVAPSLMLSLMETGDALRDATARASERQFMDLFMGMDKFAKVERDGQEVQIPLKDVQKGDRVIVYPGEMIPVSGRVLRGTALIDEHKLTGESMLVSRSEGQVVHASTLLLEGKICILTKRVGKNTRLGVTVELLQSAPVHDTRVEDYAAKVADATIVPTLLLSGAIFAFTRDVSRSLAPLHLDFSHSIRIAVPSTVLAALTYAARHGIYIRSGRALEILARTNTVVFDKTGTLTQGNAEVVAIKTARAEISSAYVLEVAASAEQGNTHPVASAILRYAQENNIKTRPCEAWDYRIGFGVVAQISGKRILAGSHRLMLQEGVDVNPIHQHHPELRSGSQSTVYVAMSGELLGVILYTDPVRPESAEVISILESQGQQTYMLSGDSQRVANHVAQELGIKSSHIYAESFPDQKVDVIRQLQSQERTVVFIGEGINDAAALAHADVSISFASGIDIARETADVVLLDDDLRGIPHAIVIAKQAMDIIYQNTALIAIPNIGVVLAGILFAFDPVLGVIVSNGSALIAELNSFRPLFNNQAVPSFDSVVVKPIPDNKPPAKSAEPPADARELQVLTPSPQPSAMP, from the coding sequence ATGCCTGCGCCAATAGAATATGAAATTCCGATAAACAATCAATTTCAGGAAATAGATTTTGAAATTGTCCACATTACTCAAGAGCGACTTCGGATTCGTATACCTCGACTAGCCGATGATCTAGAGTATGCAAGTCTGCTGACTTGGCTGATCGAATCTTTTGATTTTATCGTTAGTGTGCGGATCAACCAGCCATCTAGCTCGTTAATTGTCTACTATGAACCCGACGTATCTGTAACAACGGTACAAAAAAGCTTGTTAAATAGCATTCAGCAAGCTAGTGTCGTTGATCTGCCGCCGGGGACAGTACCACTAAAAACAGAACTAAGGCCAGAAATTGACTGGATAGAGCGGCTGGGACTACCTATGCTCAGCTTAGGTTTGGCTGTGCTTTCTAGCCAGTTGACGCTACCTATCTCAGGTTTAGTAATTGGTGGCTTAATTGTTGTGGCTGCTGCACCCTTTGTGGCTAGGCTTATAGAAACAACTGTAAAAGAACGACGATTAGACGCGGATATTCTTGACGCACTTTGGCTAGGTCTTTACACCATTAAAGGAGACTTTGTAGCTCCGTCACTGATGTTGAGTTTAATGGAAACAGGGGATGCGCTGCGAGATGCCACCGCCCGCGCTTCGGAAAGGCAATTTATGGATTTGTTCATGGGAATGGATAAATTTGCCAAGGTGGAACGAGATGGACAAGAAGTACAGATTCCCCTAAAAGATGTACAAAAAGGCGATCGCGTTATTGTCTATCCAGGTGAAATGATTCCAGTGAGTGGGAGAGTACTGCGGGGTACAGCATTAATTGATGAACATAAACTCACCGGAGAGTCTATGTTAGTTTCTCGCTCTGAAGGACAGGTAGTTCATGCCTCGACTTTGTTGTTAGAAGGCAAGATTTGCATATTAACAAAACGAGTTGGCAAAAATACCCGCTTAGGAGTGACAGTCGAACTCTTGCAATCTGCTCCAGTTCATGATACACGTGTTGAAGATTATGCCGCCAAAGTTGCTGATGCGACCATTGTACCAACCCTGCTATTAAGCGGTGCAATTTTTGCTTTTACTAGAGATGTATCGCGATCGCTTGCTCCTTTGCACCTCGATTTTAGCCACAGCATTCGCATTGCCGTACCTTCTACGGTTTTAGCGGCGCTTACCTATGCGGCGCGGCATGGTATCTATATCCGTAGCGGACGTGCGCTGGAAATCTTAGCACGGACAAATACAGTTGTTTTTGATAAAACTGGGACACTAACCCAAGGTAATGCCGAAGTTGTAGCGATCAAAACCGCCAGAGCAGAAATTTCTTCAGCTTATGTCTTAGAAGTTGCCGCGTCGGCAGAACAAGGTAACACTCATCCTGTAGCTAGTGCAATTCTACGTTATGCCCAAGAGAATAATATCAAAACTCGACCTTGTGAAGCTTGGGATTATCGCATCGGCTTTGGTGTTGTTGCCCAAATTTCTGGAAAACGGATTTTAGCAGGTAGCCATCGTCTCATGCTACAAGAAGGCGTTGATGTAAATCCCATTCATCAACATCATCCAGAGCTAAGATCGGGCAGCCAATCTACAGTATATGTGGCTATGAGTGGTGAGTTGTTAGGCGTGATTTTGTATACAGACCCTGTCCGTCCAGAAAGTGCCGAAGTAATTTCCATCTTAGAAAGCCAAGGTCAGCAGACCTATATGTTAAGTGGCGATAGCCAACGAGTTGCTAATCATGTAGCTCAGGAGCTGGGCATTAAAAGTAGTCATATTTATGCAGAATCATTTCCTGATCAAAAAGTCGATGTCATTCGCCAACTTCAAAGCCAAGAGCGGACTGTGGTTTTCATTGGAGAAGGTATCAATGATGCCGCAGCTTTAGCACATGCGGATGTTTCTATTTCTTTTGCTAGTGGTATTGATATTGCGCGAGAAACAGCAGATGTAGTACTTTTAGATGATGATCTGCGGGGCATACCTCATGCTATTGTGATCGCCAAACAAGCAATGGATATTATTTACCAAAATACTGCCCTCATCGCCATACCAAATATTGGTGTAGTCCTTGCAGGCATTTTATTTGCTTTCGATCCAGTTTTAGGTGTCATCGTCAGTAATGGCTCAGCCTTGATTGCCGAGTTGAACAGTTTCCGCCCCCTGTTTAATAACCAAGCAGTTCCTAGCTTCGATTCAGTTGTGGTAAAACCTATACCCGATAATAAACCTCCTGCTAAATCTGCTGAACCCCCTGCTGATGCTAGGGAATTGCAAGTACTTACTCCTAGTCCCCAGCCCTCAGCGATGCCCTGA
- a CDS encoding ParB N-terminal domain-containing protein: MSFIAIDRVSIQPNRRPLNDQKVAELMQSIKANGLLNPITLDQNFNLVAGLHRLTACKLLGLEQIEYRIIAYQDVDHARLAEIDENLIRNELEALERAELWLERDQILERIGLRAQSGENQYTKKGGESISPPPKTTVQLAQEAGYNKRTYQLGKQIAKNIDPEVKEVIKKTPIAKSHSTLLKIARAGSKEREQAEQAEQKAQEAKHQQKQEEMETQAKLAAEARTKLKEKQLIALQSSTAQKQAKQSIRSARTQVEKKINTTPILPGAELGDEWILGRHLIYCGDTAEDKFIGLLPSNAALAIATLSFEWNHDYLIDEAHIVAVLAREGHIQDFCARHRMPFRFEWVLGELYVGIYSQDPILKPEKPVGIEGVEGIVAYLISLYTKHDNFILTPSLGHAEVLIACERMGRICFAGDKATENVDRAIARWQKWTGQEAKKEKHCYT, translated from the coding sequence ATGTCTTTTATTGCCATTGATAGGGTTAGTATCCAGCCCAACAGGCGTCCTCTGAACGACCAAAAAGTTGCTGAGTTGATGCAATCGATTAAGGCGAACGGACTCTTGAACCCTATAACCCTCGATCAAAATTTCAATCTAGTTGCAGGGTTACACCGCCTAACTGCTTGCAAGCTTTTGGGGCTGGAACAGATTGAATACCGGATTATTGCTTATCAAGATGTAGACCATGCCAGATTGGCTGAAATCGATGAAAACCTCATTCGTAATGAACTAGAAGCCTTAGAACGAGCTGAACTCTGGCTAGAGAGAGACCAAATTTTAGAGCGGATAGGTTTGCGTGCTCAATCTGGAGAGAACCAATACACCAAAAAAGGGGGTGAATCAATTTCACCCCCTCCTAAAACGACAGTACAACTAGCTCAAGAAGCAGGTTATAACAAGCGGACATATCAACTAGGCAAGCAAATTGCTAAAAATATTGACCCTGAAGTTAAGGAGGTGATTAAGAAAACACCTATTGCCAAAAGTCACTCAACTTTGCTAAAAATAGCCAGAGCGGGTAGTAAAGAGCGAGAGCAGGCAGAACAGGCAGAACAAAAAGCACAAGAAGCAAAACATCAGCAAAAGCAAGAAGAAATGGAAACACAAGCTAAGTTAGCAGCAGAAGCTAGAACTAAGCTCAAAGAAAAGCAGTTGATTGCACTACAAAGCTCTACTGCTCAAAAGCAGGCAAAACAGTCTATAAGATCTGCTAGGACACAAGTTGAAAAAAAAATCAATACTACTCCAATTCTACCGGGGGCAGAGTTAGGAGATGAGTGGATACTTGGTAGGCATTTAATTTACTGTGGTGATACGGCTGAGGATAAATTTATTGGACTTCTGCCTTCCAATGCCGCTTTAGCGATCGCTACTCTTTCATTTGAGTGGAATCATGATTATCTCATCGATGAAGCTCACATCGTCGCTGTGCTAGCTCGTGAAGGACATATCCAAGATTTTTGTGCTCGCCATCGTATGCCCTTTAGATTTGAGTGGGTCTTGGGTGAATTATACGTCGGGATTTACTCTCAAGATCCCATTCTCAAACCAGAGAAGCCTGTTGGTATTGAGGGTGTAGAAGGAATTGTTGCTTATTTAATCAGTTTGTATACAAAACATGATAACTTTATACTTACACCTTCTTTGGGTCACGCCGAAGTACTAATTGCCTGTGAACGGATGGGACGCATCTGCTTTGCTGGTGACAAAGCCACAGAGAATGTTGATCGAGCGATCGCTCGGTGGCAAAAGTGGACAGGACAAGAAGCGAAAAAAGAAAAACACTGTTATACGTAA
- the ytaF gene encoding sporulation membrane protein YtaF: protein MHILSALLLAIAANVDNFAVGIAYGIKKLQIGWLTNLFIGLISASGTYLAISVGNDIKNYLSVNVANALGSFILIAVGIWSIWKTLKRQHRKVKMRQEMRFLVAAGSNRAISNSSHSDASQEFLHEFSYEKFLEDPEKADLDHSGYIDVRESIALAFGLTLNNLGSGLGGGISNLNVAITTFLVFILSLLGISGGYFLGDRFTTKISGLWAGILSAALVIITGVYEYFIMP from the coding sequence ATGCATATCCTATCTGCTCTATTACTTGCGATCGCGGCTAACGTCGATAATTTTGCGGTTGGTATCGCTTACGGAATTAAAAAACTCCAAATCGGCTGGCTAACTAACCTATTTATTGGTTTAATCTCCGCATCCGGCACATATCTGGCGATTTCCGTCGGCAATGACATTAAAAATTACTTGTCTGTAAATGTCGCCAATGCCTTAGGTAGCTTTATCTTGATAGCCGTGGGAATTTGGAGTATTTGGAAAACACTCAAACGCCAACACAGAAAAGTCAAGATGCGTCAAGAAATGAGATTTTTAGTTGCAGCAGGTTCAAACCGGGCGATATCTAATAGCTCCCACAGTGATGCTTCACAAGAATTCTTGCACGAATTTTCTTACGAAAAATTCTTGGAAGATCCTGAAAAAGCAGATTTAGACCACTCAGGTTATATTGATGTGCGAGAATCTATTGCTCTGGCATTTGGCTTGACTCTCAATAATCTAGGTTCAGGATTGGGTGGCGGAATTTCTAACTTAAATGTGGCTATTACCACCTTTTTAGTTTTTATCCTTAGCTTGTTGGGAATATCAGGCGGGTACTTTCTAGGCGATCGCTTTACGACCAAGATATCTGGACTTTGGGCTGGTATCCTTTCAGCAGCTCTAGTTATCATTACTGGGGTGTATGAATATTTCATTATGCCTTAG
- a CDS encoding DUF1345 domain-containing protein, translated as MEFRILLSPIENSKSRLLLSLVLAGVVFLLISPASLELRLLTAWDTGILCFLILVGLMMIGANHEQTRDRAQRQEIDHLAIFILIVFIAFASLFIIAAVLAKHKDSFTPEVGLSIVAIICSWLLMHTTFALHYAAFYYRKHSFAPEAEYIGGLDFSSGEQPDYLDFMYFTFTLGMTSQTSDTAIVTSAMRRLVLGHTVMSFFFYSVILTLGISIVSGLM; from the coding sequence ATGGAATTTCGCATTTTACTTAGTCCGATTGAAAATTCCAAATCTCGTTTGCTGTTATCATTGGTACTAGCTGGGGTCGTTTTTCTGTTGATATCGCCTGCAAGCTTGGAATTGCGCCTGCTTACTGCTTGGGATACGGGAATTTTATGTTTTCTAATACTAGTGGGTTTAATGATGATTGGCGCGAATCATGAACAGACACGCGATCGCGCACAGCGACAGGAAATTGACCATCTGGCAATTTTTATTTTGATTGTTTTTATAGCTTTTGCTAGTTTGTTTATTATTGCAGCCGTGCTAGCAAAACATAAAGATAGTTTTACTCCTGAAGTTGGGCTGTCCATAGTGGCAATTATCTGTTCTTGGCTGCTGATGCACACTACTTTTGCGCTGCATTATGCTGCATTTTATTACCGTAAGCATTCTTTTGCTCCAGAGGCAGAATATATAGGAGGGCTAGATTTTTCCAGTGGAGAACAGCCTGACTATTTGGACTTTATGTATTTCACATTTACTTTGGGAATGACCTCCCAAACTTCTGACACAGCGATTGTTACATCTGCTATGCGACGATTAGTTTTAGGACATACAGTTATGTCATTCTTTTTCTACAGCGTCATTCTCACTCTAGGGATCAGTATTGTTTCTGGACTGATGTAA
- a CDS encoding DUF1345 domain-containing protein, protein MKTTQHNTSDPQPHQNTKSSLRSKSRVLMSGLLFGHSLLSHLDSKTRLGLSIMLAMTVFLRLPNTMHLANRILTAWILGVFCFLALVVLMMCSATHQKTLYRAQRQEAQHLAVFLLVVITACTSIFAIGLMQAINDSKNIPESTLALQIALSLVAVICSWFLTHTMFALHYATCYYYPDFLNEETGYVGGLSFPGDELPDYWDFMYFSFTIGMTAQTSDVSLPGLGMRRFAIGHAMISFFFYMVILASSVNVASGLI, encoded by the coding sequence GTGAAAACTACACAACACAACACATCCGATCCTCAACCTCATCAAAATACTAAATCTTCTCTGAGGTCGAAGAGTAGAGTATTGATGAGTGGTCTTTTATTTGGGCATAGTTTGCTTTCGCATTTAGATTCAAAAACCCGCCTGGGCTTAAGTATTATGTTGGCAATGACAGTTTTCTTACGATTGCCAAATACTATGCATTTAGCCAATCGCATTCTCACAGCTTGGATTTTAGGAGTTTTCTGCTTTTTGGCATTAGTAGTGTTGATGATGTGCAGTGCAACTCACCAAAAAACGCTTTATCGCGCTCAACGTCAAGAAGCTCAACATTTAGCTGTTTTTCTTTTAGTGGTCATTACTGCCTGTACAAGTATCTTTGCGATTGGGCTAATGCAAGCAATTAACGACAGCAAAAATATTCCAGAATCTACCTTAGCATTGCAAATTGCGCTGTCTTTAGTAGCTGTGATCTGTTCTTGGTTTCTTACTCACACTATGTTTGCGCTTCACTATGCCACCTGCTACTACTATCCAGATTTCTTGAACGAGGAGACAGGATATGTTGGCGGCTTGAGTTTTCCAGGGGATGAGTTACCTGACTATTGGGACTTTATGTATTTCTCTTTTACTATCGGCATGACAGCTCAAACCTCAGATGTTTCGCTTCCAGGCTTGGGAATGCGAAGGTTTGCTATAGGACATGCAATGATTTCTTTTTTCTTCTACATGGTGATTTTAGCTTCGAGCGTAAATGTGGCATCGGGGCTGATTTAA
- a CDS encoding DUF5132 domain-containing protein, producing MFELEALLLGLEPMTAAVIGVGALAIAPILGAVDAATGHNLSDSARSTAKTGLIWAFEAFDKVQASAAEASESFQDLIAEAKSDLRSSKNGKSEVAPREVTIG from the coding sequence ATGTTTGAACTAGAAGCTTTATTGTTAGGACTAGAGCCAATGACTGCTGCGGTAATTGGTGTTGGGGCGCTGGCTATTGCACCTATCCTTGGTGCTGTAGATGCTGCCACGGGTCACAATTTATCTGACTCAGCGCGATCAACAGCTAAGACTGGATTAATTTGGGCTTTTGAAGCCTTTGACAAAGTACAAGCTAGTGCTGCTGAAGCTTCCGAATCCTTCCAAGATTTGATAGCAGAAGCTAAATCTGATCTCAGGTCTTCTAAGAATGGCAAAAGTGAAGTAGCTCCCCGTGAGGTAACGATTGGATAA
- a CDS encoding carbonic anhydrase, whose amino-acid sequence MKKLISGLHKFQTNYFKEHQDLFEHLGHEQHPRALFITCSDSRIDPNLLTQTEPGELFIIRNAGNIIPPYGATNGGEGAAVEYAVQALEIKQIIVCGHSNCGAMKGLLQLGKLADEMPLVYGWLKHAEATRRLIQDNYQEYEGEELLNATIEENVMTQLENLRTYPIIHSKLHKGEISLHGWVYKIETGGVFVYGMDRCNIQAEHEAEPAPIW is encoded by the coding sequence ATGAAAAAGTTAATTTCTGGGTTGCATAAATTTCAAACCAATTATTTCAAAGAACACCAAGACTTGTTTGAGCATCTTGGGCATGAACAGCACCCTAGAGCTTTATTCATTACCTGCTCTGACTCGCGGATTGATCCAAATTTGCTAACTCAAACTGAACCTGGAGAACTTTTTATTATTCGTAATGCTGGTAATATCATTCCGCCTTATGGTGCGACTAATGGTGGTGAAGGAGCAGCAGTTGAATACGCAGTTCAGGCTTTAGAGATTAAGCAGATTATTGTCTGCGGTCATTCTAACTGTGGAGCAATGAAGGGATTATTGCAATTGGGGAAATTAGCTGATGAGATGCCATTGGTTTATGGCTGGTTAAAACATGCAGAAGCAACTCGTCGGCTGATTCAAGATAATTATCAGGAGTATGAAGGAGAAGAATTATTGAATGCCACAATTGAAGAGAATGTAATGACCCAATTAGAAAATTTGCGAACTTATCCAATTATTCACTCTAAACTCCATAAAGGGGAAATTAGCCTTCATGGATGGGTTTACAAGATTGAGACTGGAGGAGTTTTTGTTTATGGTATGGATCGTTGCAATATCCAGGCAGAGCATGAAGCAGAGCCCGCACCAATTTGGTAA
- a CDS encoding HMA2 domain-containing protein, translated as MDYQIVHAVEGRIRIRIPLLAEEAEYASKLQKRVESLNYVTNVRINPLAESMIVTYKYKFVSCTEMQTHLQEAIAQVASPQPPSAPPASEPKVTQVTSSPSPSPSPTAELAVEEKSPEVSTGVAQAQFAYSVEQVDLDKDPWEEETTPVIEPPSDEVPGDLSTPEVSTIEDDQAKDELVDTVTQQVNSDVTPLQTSALARRLEVHPKALSRYKSKPDFSLWSQKKDPNNIAWTYDSVSKIFRPTQLTVSTDQSNLQEQRMQTEVEKVGSEVLGGIVGGIVGETVGGVIAGPIGMVVGEQVGTVMGAILGEDLDKQAENVNHPEAQKHAESETQEEIEVSASETIGGKIGETMGEIVGEVLLGEEGGVIGKDMGEKIGSAVIEILEEEVIVNSESGEQESQQN; from the coding sequence ATGGATTATCAAATTGTTCATGCTGTTGAAGGACGGATTCGCATCCGGATTCCCTTATTAGCTGAGGAAGCAGAGTATGCTAGTAAATTGCAAAAGCGGGTTGAGTCCTTGAACTATGTTACCAATGTTCGGATTAACCCTCTAGCTGAGTCAATGATTGTCACTTATAAATATAAGTTTGTTTCATGTACCGAGATGCAGACTCATCTTCAAGAAGCGATCGCACAAGTAGCTTCTCCACAGCCCCCGTCTGCACCTCCTGCATCAGAACCAAAAGTTACACAAGTGACTTCTTCACCGTCTCCATCTCCATCTCCTACAGCAGAACTAGCAGTAGAAGAGAAATCCCCTGAGGTTTCAACAGGAGTTGCACAAGCGCAGTTTGCTTATAGTGTAGAACAAGTTGACCTAGATAAAGACCCTTGGGAAGAGGAGACGACTCCAGTAATTGAACCACCGAGCGATGAAGTCCCAGGAGATTTATCTACGCCGGAGGTATCGACGATAGAAGACGACCAAGCCAAGGATGAGTTAGTAGACACTGTTACACAGCAGGTAAATTCTGATGTAACACCGTTGCAAACATCAGCTTTGGCAAGGCGTTTAGAGGTACATCCTAAAGCTTTAAGCCGATATAAGTCAAAACCGGACTTTAGCCTGTGGAGCCAGAAAAAAGACCCAAACAACATTGCTTGGACTTATGATAGTGTCTCAAAAATCTTTCGCCCAACCCAGTTAACGGTAAGTACAGATCAGTCTAATCTTCAGGAACAGAGGATGCAGACGGAAGTAGAAAAAGTTGGAAGTGAAGTGTTAGGTGGAATAGTCGGAGGAATTGTCGGCGAAACTGTAGGTGGTGTAATTGCAGGGCCGATAGGAATGGTTGTTGGTGAACAAGTAGGCACTGTCATGGGTGCAATCTTAGGAGAGGATTTAGATAAACAAGCCGAAAACGTCAATCATCCAGAAGCGCAAAAGCACGCTGAGTCAGAAACGCAAGAAGAAATAGAAGTTTCGGCGAGTGAAACAATAGGAGGAAAAATTGGTGAGACTATGGGAGAAATAGTCGGTGAGGTTTTGTTAGGAGAAGAGGGTGGAGTAATTGGTAAAGATATGGGCGAAAAAATTGGCTCGGCTGTTATAGAAATACTTGAGGAAGAAGTAATAGTTAACAGCGAGTCTGGTGAACAAGAATCTCAGCAGAATTAG